The Culex pipiens pallens isolate TS chromosome 2, TS_CPP_V2, whole genome shotgun sequence DNA window GGACAGGGGCTGTTCAATTCCCCTTTGTGCGTCCTCTTCCAACTGGGAGCCCAGGAGCCCGGGGGGTTGTCCCTATTCCACTCCTCAAATGacttgtggttaggggggcccCGGGTCTCCCAAGCTTCCCAGTGGATGCTTCCGTCGTTTGATATTTACACCAGGCGCCCCGGAGGAGCCGGAGGGTGTTCCCTGTTCCACTGGCCGATGACGTGTGGTCAGGGGGGCCCCGGGACCTCCGGGCGCGACAGTGGTTCATATCTTATCGAACAGGTCAGTGTCCCGGAGGTAGAGGATGAGCTTCCTCTCAGCCTCCGGGTCGTTGTTCAGCGCTCCATATACACTTTGTGCCGTGTCGTCTCGGTGTTGGTCGAATTTCATGCACGTGCAAAGGATGTGTTCGACCGTTAGCGGCACGCCGCATGTGTCGCACATCGCTCGTTCGCCTCGAAACAGTCCCTCGTGCGTGATGCGGGTGTGCCCGATTCGGAGTCGAGTGAGCGCACGTTGCTCCTCTTGGTTTTCGCGGTCATCGCCTGGCAGAGTGTTGGGTTTGACCTTCCTCAAGAACAAATCTCTCTCGGAATGCCATTCCCTCTCCCAGGCTAGGCGTATTTTATCCTTGACCCACAGCAGAATGTCCTGGGCCGGGACTGGTAGTGTTATAGCTTGAAGCTGTTTGGCTGCTTTCGCAGTTTCGTCGGCACTCTCGTTGCCGGTTATTCCACAATGGCCGGGGATCCAGCACAGAGTGGCTTTGGTTCTGGTCATCTCACTTTCGATTTCTTGAATCCATGGGTGTTGCGATAGGCCGCTTTCCACCGCCTCGGCCACGCTGGCAGAGTCGGTAAAAACAACCGTGGATTCTTCGCCTCCGTCAGGGAGGTTCTTCAGTGCCTTAACGATCGCGTGAGCTTCTGCAGAGAAGACGCTGCACTGTGCGGGCAGTCGGATGGCCGTCCTCTCGGTGCCATCAACGATTCCGCAGCCCGTGAAATCGTCGTCTTTGGATCCGTCGGTGTAGATCTGATGGTAGTTGGCGTACTTCTCTTTGACTACTCCGAAGGCGGCCATGACCTTCTGGGTAGATTCACCAGCCCGAACGTAGGCTGTCATCTCCCAGTCGATCTTCGGCTTTTCGGCGTGCCATGGGCGCTCTCCGATTCTGAGTTTCCGCGCAACTTCAGGCAACTCCAATTTGGTGATTCTGTTGAACTCTTCTCTAGCTCTTTTACTCAACGAGTGGTGCGGCCCGATGGTCCCTCCTGCTGCGAGTCTCGTGGCTTTGGTTACCATTACCGCGGTTGCGGCGTGTTCGAACGGCAGCTGGCCGGACTCAGCGTAGATAGCCTTGCATGGACTGGAACGGAAAGCCCCAGAGGCGCTCCGGATTCCAGCCACGTATGCGGGTCCGAGTGGTCGGATGGCGGCTGGTGTTGCCGAGCTGACGATTCCCCAGGCGTAGAAGAGCCGGGACTGTATTATTGCCCGATGCACATCGATAAGGGTACTTCTGGCGCCGCTAATCCGATGCCCTCCGATTACTCGGAGGATCCGGTTGCGGCACTCGATGTTCTTTTTGGTGTCGGCGATATGTTGGCGGAAGTTAAACCGCCCGTCGAAAGTCGCTCCTAGCAGGCGCGCGTATTTGACGAGTTCGACGGAGCCAGCCTCCGTCGTCACTTGGTTTCGTTCTTCGTGGCGGTTTCTACGGCAGATGTGAATGATGGACGATTTGGTTGATGCCAGCTCGAACCCCGAGGACTGGGTCCAGGTTTCGACGCCGGTCACCGCTTCTTGGATCTTTTTCCGGACGTATGCCGCGCTCCTGCCATGGGCTATTAGCAAGATGTCGTCCGCGTAAAGCTTCAGGCTGACTCCCTTTGGAACGTACCGCTTGACCTCCGTCATCCGAACCAGAAACAGTGTTACCGCCAGTATCGTGCCCTGAGGTACCCCGCTTTCCATGATCCGGAGGGTTGACAGCAGGTTTCCGATGGCTACTCGGAAGGTCCGATCTTTTAGGAAGTTGGCGATGAACCGACCCATTCGACCGCGGATTCCCCACCGATGAAGGTTGTGGAGAATCGGTGCTCTTTCGGCCGTGTCATACGCCTTCGCCAGATCTAGCAGTGCGAGTTCTCCGTGTTGCCGTTTCCCAATCCACTGCTCGATTTCGTCCTCCAGTTCCGCAAGGTATGTGTCCACACCCTTGCCCCGCCGGAAGCCGTGTTGGTCGTCTCCGAGTACTCCGAGCTCCTCCAGTGTTGTAATCAGTCGCCGGTTGACCATTCTTTCGAGGACCTTTCCAAGGCAGCTCACCAGTGTGATCGGCCTTTGATTCCCGACGACAAGTTGATCCTTTCCGGCTTTCGGGATCGGGACCACAATCCCTTCCTTCCACCGTTGCGGTATGGTGCCGTTCTTCCAGGTCGTGTTGTAGATGTTTAGCAGCTGGGTTTTTGTTCTTAGTGGGAGGTTCCGAATCATCGGGTAACCGATGTTGTCTACTCCGGCTGATAGCCCTTTCGACTTCCGGATAGCCCAATCCAGTTCCTCCAAACTGAACTCCTGGTTGTAGTAATCCTCATCTCCTCCATCGAAAGTCGGTATTGGTTGATCTGGGACTGCCCGGCGGTGGGTTGGCACCTTTACAGCCGAGACCTTGGTGAAGTAATCCGCCAGCGTTTCAGCTACCTCCCCAGGCTCGTCAGACAGCTTTCCGTCGATCACTAGTTGACTGATGTTGGCCTTCGGGCCGTTTCGGAAAACGTTGACCCGACGCCATATCTCGGTTGTACTGCTGTTGGGGGAAATGCCCGTCACAAACGCTGTCCAGCTGTCTGACCTAGCCTTCGTGATGGTTTTCCTCGATGCGTTCCGAGCTGCTTTAAACTCGACTAGCGCTTGGACCTTGTTTGGGTGGCTGTCGTCCATCTTCCGTAGGCGGCGGAGCTTCTTACGTCGCTCCTTGACTTGCGACTCACGTTAGCCGAGGTTCGCGGAATGCTGACCTCCGCGGCCGCAACGATCGCATTTTCCATTTCTTGGGCATTTTCCGGACTTGTCCTTCCGACCTCGTCCGAGAACCTAGTCCAGTCGGCCCGTTCGAATTACCACCTCGGTCTACGCGTTTTCTTGGCCCGCTTGTGGTCAACACTGTGGATGAAGAGCGGGTAGTGGTCGCTCTCCCTCGTGTCAACATCCACGGACCAGACCAACTCAGGTGCGATCGAGTTGGACACGATAGAGAGGTCGATTGCCGATGATCTGCCATCCCTCGGGTCAACTCTCGTGTGCCTACCGTCATTAAGAATAATTAGGTTGTACTTGCCTATCAGTTCCTCTATGGCCTTCCCTCGTTGGTCCAGGTGGTTGCCGCCCCAAAGTGGGCTGTGGGCGTTGAAGTCGCCTAGTAGCACCACCGGCGCTGGGAGTTGTGGGATCACTTTGTCCAGCTTGTCCTCGATTTCCGCCTTCCCGTCCTCTCTACAGATGTAGATCGATGCGAAGGTTGCGACGATTGGCCATTCAACTCGAGCAGCAACCACTTGAAGCGGTCCTCTGACGTCGATGTACCGGTGTGGCACGGCCTTGTCCACTCCTAGTGCGACTCCGTTTGAGAACCCATCGCTGGGCTTGAAGCAGAAGCGCCAGTCATAGCGGTTAAGCTTGTcggtttcttgtttcttttttgtttttacttcCTGAAGAGCCACCACCACGGGTTGGTGTTCCTCCAGGAGTTGTCGCAGCTCGTTGGTCCTGACGGCGAGGCCGCGCAGGTTCCACTGAACAGCGATGGCGGTTGTTTTGGGTGTTTGATTGGTGGTGGTGCCATCCACTGCCCCGTCTGTGAGGGCAGGGCAAGAGGTGGACGGCACCGGCTGGTTGTTGTTCAAGTTCGGGCTGTTGTCGTCATCG harbors:
- the LOC120414751 gene encoding uncharacterized protein LOC120414751 — encoded protein: MDDSHPNKVQALVEFKAARNASRKTITKARSDSWTAFVTGISPNSSTTEIWRRVNVFRNGPKANISQLVIDGKLSDEPGEVAETLADYFTKVSAVKVPTHRRAVPDQPIPTFDGGDEDYYNQEFSLEELDWAIRKSKGLSAGVDNIGYPMIRNLPLRTKTQLLNIYNTTWKNGTIPQRWKEGIVVPIPKAGKDQLVVGNQRPITLVSCLGKVLERMVNRRLITTLEELGVLGDDQHGFRRGKGVDTYLAELEDEIEQWIGKRQHGELALLDLAKAYDTAERAPILHNLHRWGIRGRMGRFIANFLKDRTFRVAIGNLLSTLRIMESGVPQGTILAVTLFLVRMTEVKRYVPKGVSLKLYADDILLIAHGRSAAYVRKKIQEAVTGVETWTQSSGFELASTKSSIIHICRRNRHEERNQVTTEAGSVELVKYARLLGATFDGRFNFRQHIADTKKNIECRNRILRVIGGHRISGARSTLIDVHRAIIQSRLFYAWGIVSSATPAAIRPLGPAYVAGIRSASGAFRSSPCKAIYAESGQLPFEHAATAVMVTKATRLAAGGTIGPHHSLSKRAREEFNRITKLELPEVARKLRIGERPWHAEKPKIDWEMTAYVRAGESTQKVMAAFGVVKEKYANYHQIYTDGSKDDDFTGCGIVDGTERTAIRLPAQCSVFSAEAHAIVKALKNLPDGGEESTVVFTDSASVAEAVESGLSQHPWIQEIESEMTRTKATLCWIPGHCGITGNESADETAKAAKQLQAITLPVPAQDILLWVKDKIRLAWEREWHSERDLFLRKVKPNTLPGDDRENQEEQRALTRLRIGHTRITHEGLFRGERAMCDTCGVPLTVEHILCTCMKFDQHRDDTAQSVYGALNNDPEAERKLILYLRDTDLFDKI